The DNA segment AATGTGGCTCTACAACCTCCACATTTCGCCGTACGAGCAGGGAAACCGCTTCAACCACGACCCGCTGCGCCCCCGCAAGCTGCTGATGCACCGCAACGAGCTTCGCAAGCTCGTCGGACAGGTGGAGCAGAAGGGGCTCACGCTCGTTCCGCTCGACATCCACTTTTCGCGCGGGATCGCCAAGGTGAGCCTGGCGCTGGTGCGCGGAAAGCAGCTCCACGACAAGCGCCAGACGCTCAAGGAGCGCGACGACCAGCGCGACATGCAGCGCGCGATCAAGGGCAGCTGATGACCTTTCCCGGAGAAGCCCGCATGCGAGCGCTCCTCGTCCTGATCCTTTCGTTCGCCACCCTCCCCGGCTTCCTTCCCGCGCAGTCCGCCCCGTGGCGGCTGGAGGCGGGTGCCGATGTGACCTCGGTCGCCGAAGTGACCGACGCCGGCTACCCCGCAATCCCCGTGTCGGCGCTCTTGGGGCTGGGCGCGCGCGTCTCGTACGCGGGCGGCGACATCGTCGTCCACCTCGGCGGGCGCGAGGTGGGGCTGCGCGTGGATTCTCCCGGCGTGACGGCGGACGGGCGCACCTCGGTGATGGGCAGCCCCGTCTATTCCCGCGGTGGCGTGGTTTACGTGCCCACGGAGTTCCTGCGCATCCTCGCGGGCGCATCCGGGGGACTGCTCTCGGTCGATCCGCAGACGCGCATCGCCCGGGTGGACGCTGCGGCGCTCGCGAGTGCCGCATCCACGCCGACTGCGGTTCCCCCCGCTCCCGCTCCCTCGCCGCCGGCCGCGCAGACGCGCAGGCTGGTGGTGATCGACGCGGGGCACGGCGGGGTGGATCCCGGAGCGGTGGGGCCGAACGGCACGCGCGAAAAGATGGTGACGCTCGCCGTGTCCCGGCGCGTAGCCGAGCTGCTGCGTGACGATCCGCGCTTCGAGGTGCGGATGACGCGCGACCGCGACACGCTGATCGCCCTGCGCGACCGCGGCCGCATGGCCAACGGGTGGCGTGACGAGGGGCAGCCCGCGCTCTTCCTTTCCATCCACTGCAACGCCCACACGAGCCGCGCCGAGACGGGATACGAGACGTACTTCCTGTCCGAGGCGCGCACGGCCGACGCGCGGCGGGTGCAGCAGATGGAGGACGCCGCGGCGCAGTACGAGGAGCGGCCGCGGGGTACGGGGCTGGATTTCATCCTCAGCGACCTGCGCCAGAACCAGTACCTGCGCGAAAGCAGCGACTGGGCGCAGATGATCCAGAACCGCCTGCGCGAGGTGCATCCCGGCCCCAGCCGCGGGGTGAAGCAGGCGGGATTCGCCGTGCTGGTGGGTGCCTTCATGCCGGCCGTGCTGGTGGAGATCGGCTTCATCTCCAACCGTGCGGAAGAGTCGATGCTGGCGGATGCCCAGCAGCAGGAGACGATTGCGCGGCAGCTGGCGGCTGGTGTCCGCGACTTCTTCCAGGCAGCCGAGCGGCGCCAGGGCAGCTGATGCGTTCGGCCGTCGGCAGGCGGCCGTGCTTGAACTTCTTTCGGTCAGAGTCGATGAGTGGTACGATCGTAGTGATTGGCGGCGGCTTCAGCGGAACGCTGGTCGCCGCGAACTTGTTGCGCGCCGCCCCTGGTGTGCGGGTGATCCTGGTCAACCGCTCGGGATGGATGGCGCGCGGCGTGGCGTATGGAACGCGCACGGAGGCGCACGTGCTGAACGTGCCGGCTGGGCGCATGAGCGCGTACGCGGGGGACGACGAGCACTTCCTTCGCTTTGCGCGCGAGCGCGATCCCTCGGTCACCGGCGGCACCTTCGTGCCGCGGCGCCTGTATGGCGAGTACCTGGAGTCCGTGCTCGAGGAAGCCGAGGCGGGCGCGGCCCCGGGAAGCACGCTGGAGCACCGGGTTGACCACGTGCTCGACGTGCAGCCGGATGGGACCGGCGCGCGGGTTCGGCTGGCGGGCGGCGAGACGATCGTGGCCGATCGGGTGGTGCTGGCGCTCGGCAACTTCGCGCCGGCACATCCGCGCGTGGCCGACTCATCGTTCTATGCCCGCAGCCCGCGCTACGTGCGCGATCCGTGGCGGCCCGGTGCCCTGGACGCCGTGGCGCCGGACAGCCCGGTGCTGCTGCTGGGCACGGGGCTCACCATGATCGACGTGCTGCTGGACCTGCGCGCGCGCGGCCACCGCGGCCCGGTCACCGCCATTTCCCGGCGCGGGCTGATGCCGCTGGCGCACCGCGAGCACACCGCGCATCCCACCCGGGAGCACCTGCCGCCCGACCTGGCGGACGGCCCCGCGACTGCCCGCGCCTACCTGCGGTC comes from the Longimicrobium sp. genome and includes:
- the smpB gene encoding SsrA-binding protein SmpB; the encoded protein is MPEAAGTKTVVKNRKARHEYHILDTWEAGIALQGTEVKALRQGRANLQDSFARLNGGEMWLYNLHISPYEQGNRFNHDPLRPRKLLMHRNELRKLVGQVEQKGLTLVPLDIHFSRGIAKVSLALVRGKQLHDKRQTLKERDDQRDMQRAIKGS
- a CDS encoding N-acetylmuramoyl-L-alanine amidase family protein, which produces MRALLVLILSFATLPGFLPAQSAPWRLEAGADVTSVAEVTDAGYPAIPVSALLGLGARVSYAGGDIVVHLGGREVGLRVDSPGVTADGRTSVMGSPVYSRGGVVYVPTEFLRILAGASGGLLSVDPQTRIARVDAAALASAASTPTAVPPAPAPSPPAAQTRRLVVIDAGHGGVDPGAVGPNGTREKMVTLAVSRRVAELLRDDPRFEVRMTRDRDTLIALRDRGRMANGWRDEGQPALFLSIHCNAHTSRAETGYETYFLSEARTADARRVQQMEDAAAQYEERPRGTGLDFILSDLRQNQYLRESSDWAQMIQNRLREVHPGPSRGVKQAGFAVLVGAFMPAVLVEIGFISNRAEESMLADAQQQETIARQLAAGVRDFFQAAERRQGS
- a CDS encoding FAD/NAD(P)-binding protein — its product is MSGTIVVIGGGFSGTLVAANLLRAAPGVRVILVNRSGWMARGVAYGTRTEAHVLNVPAGRMSAYAGDDEHFLRFARERDPSVTGGTFVPRRLYGEYLESVLEEAEAGAAPGSTLEHRVDHVLDVQPDGTGARVRLAGGETIVADRVVLALGNFAPAHPRVADSSFYARSPRYVRDPWRPGALDAVAPDSPVLLLGTGLTMIDVLLDLRARGHRGPVTAISRRGLMPLAHREHTAHPTREHLPPDLADGPATARAYLRSVRRHVRTVAAQALDWREVIAALRPLTVALWKRLPVAERRRFLRHVAVYWDVHRHRAAPQLSARLAGLVAEGQVQPQAGRVLSYAEREDGVDVTFRPRGAAEPTTLTVGAVINCTGPASDPRTLEEPLLQAMSARGLLARDPLGLGIEVGDGYAVRDAEGRDSEVLFYVGPFLKARDWEATAVPELRVHAAKLAEVLAASLDRAAPDPALAPA